Genomic DNA from Manihot esculenta cultivar AM560-2 chromosome 15, M.esculenta_v8, whole genome shotgun sequence:
GGCTAGCTAATCTAGATATGTCACTCAATACACGAGTAAATATCATCAGTTTATTACTGTGGCATATTGTTAATTTTCAATTGCACGCATATCTGTTCAGTACACTATAACCTGCCCATATTCATGGGGAATGAAATATCGTGCTCAAATGTATTCGTATTTCTTCCGTCCGTTTAGCATGAttcgtttttttttaaaaaaaaaaaaattaaaaaaaattcttataaaaatatatataattttatttttctaaaaaaagtaaattttataaattaaaaaataaatatttgtttttattttaaataaaaaaatataattaaattaaatcgaatagaATTGAGATTCACCGTATATTGAAAGGTTGATTTCATATGAAAATGacttatattattattcaatttcaTTCCTACTCAGAAGTTGAGTTTATGATAATCACATCAGAAACACTGCATCTGTTACTTTGAAAGCCATTTGAGCATTCCTCTAGGTGTGCTTTGCATAAGGAACTCTTCCACTAGGTCTCTACTTTGCTTGGTCCGACTGCTATTCTCAGAAACTTCTTCCTAGAGGCGTCGCTGGCGCTTTACTGTAGGTACAGTTGTTTTGTTCGGCCGTTCTCCCAATCTTAACTGGGGCGTTTGACTGGGCTTAGGCCTAGTGATTTTGAGACTACACTTCGGTTTCTGGTGACCCAGGAATTTGATGTTCTGATTTCATTTATATTGGGGCCTTGATTCATCACAGTTATATACTTACCcaagtaaaaacataaaaacatagaAACTTTTCTTCAATTTATCCTTTTCTCAGTGTTTTCACAACGCGGGCATTTGGTCTAGTGGTATGATTCTCGCTTTGGGTGCGAGAGGTCCCGAGTTCGATTCTCGGAATGCCCCTTAATTTCTCTTTTTCTCACGTCCCGTAGATTGTCTTttagttctttctttttcagccTTCGCTGACTGAACTCCTCTCTGCAGTTTCTTCTGGTTTTAACATTGAACCCAACTCAAAGGGTTCCTGATTTCTTACAACAATCTGGGAAATACCATAAACTACTCcattcaattaaattcaactTACTCCAGCTGAAAATTAAATTCAACTTACTTCAGCTGAAAGGTTTGGAGCTGAACAATTCATCATTTTAATTCCGTTCATAAAATTCTAGCAAGGTAATAAATCATTTTTCATCTGATGTCCTAGTTCcccattaattaatttctcgTCATGGCAAGCTTCTGATACTGTGGCTGAATCATGGGTAATTAATAACTAGAGGCTTGTTGTTACTCTTTAGCCTTCTTGCTGTGGAAATGGAAGACTGCATCTGCTTGCACATGAGTATCCCCCCAGCTTCCGGCACCTCTATAACTTAATTCTTGCAAACTGAAAAAGCAAAATTCCGACAGCTAGCCATTTGGTCCTATGGTGGTGTTAAAATTCATCTGATTTGATGCGTGTAATTACCTTATTCATCACAGCTGAACTGAAAGCGAAGCTCTGAAGTTCCATTGAAATGTTGGCGGTCCAGATCACCTATTATATATATTGCATTACGTTCAAATTTGCTAAACATGGTGTTTCTTGCAGGTGGCGTTCTGAAATAGCCACATATATAGGTGTCTGTGTCTCGTTCTTCTTGAAATGGGCACCTCACAAGGCCATGTCGGTTGCTGCATCCAGTGTTCTTGCTCTAATTAATACAGCTGAAAAATTGCTTGCCTTCCTTCAGCTTCAACAGAATACCAAACATATGTTTAGGGAGAAATATTTAGATagaaaattttgttttattcttATGCAACTGAACTACAATTATGACAAGGACGACATACGTGTTCTGTGAACATGCAAGAAAATTGAAATTCAAGAATCGGACCACAAAGACAAAAGAAATATACAAATCCAACAGAAGAAGTGCCCATGAACCAAACGCATCTATCTATGCCCCTTGCGAATAACGAATAACTCAACAAGAACAACCATTAATTCCCTCTTATTTATCATTTCCTTGCAAGTGACTCCTCTGGATTTCTTGCCCCATTTCCTTAGTCTTCTGTCCCACGAAAGCAGCCATATCCTGAATGCTCTTCATTGCCTGATCTAGCTGCTCCGGCATGGCCTGTGTAGCCTGCCGATGGTACTGCAACATCCACGACAGCGATGTCATCCCCGTCAGCCCAAATGCCCCAGAAGCCAAACAAGCCACCACAGCAATCCCAAGGACAAAAGCTGCCGGAACGAGAACGGGGCTAAAGATGAAAAAAAGAGGGGTGGTAATAGCAAGACCAATGAGGGAACCAATTAAAGTTACACCCGAAAGTGCAAGAAGTCCACCACTGATTGGGAGAAGGGTGACCATCACCAGTGCTTTAGAGCTTGAAGGAACCTTCTGTTCATGTCGGAGCTCTGGGTGCATCTGAACCTGGTGTATCGGCGAACGATCAGCCATTGATGACGATAGTCGTTGGATATCAGAAGAGATCATAAGGAAAATGAGAGAGACAAAGGGAGGACAAGAGCTGGCGAATAAGTGTTTTGAAGAGGAGAAGCGGCAGCAGGTGGGGGACACGTAGTGCATGAGATGGTGACTAAGGAGCGTGCATGAGGACAAGCTTCAGATTTGAATCTATGGAACGAGCCAAATATCTTTACCAAATCAAATTAGGTTTAACAGAGATTTTAAAGTTGTTCTTTAATTACAATTAGCAATGATGGTAGATTTACTATAAAAACAAATGCGCTTCGGTTTGAAATCTCAAACACACATTTTCATCACTAGGTCTGTATAACTACTCTCTTGGCCGGAGACCTGAAAATAAAAGTgagaaataaaaacaaatacaaACCGAAGCTCAACCACCATTAAAATAAGCCGGGGAAACCAAATCTCAAAGAGGCTGACTAAAACTATAcaacaacaccaaaaaaaaaacatcataGACAGGGGAAGTCGACGAACAGCATGTCGGCTTAACCGAGAAACGATGGCAAATAATGATGGAGAATTGCGGCTTTCCTAAAGGAAATGAATGGCCGTTGCCTATTTGCCATATTTCCTTCGTTGCTctcagcaattttttttttttttctgttattattattattattattattgagatttacaatttagtcattggatattgtcattattaacaaatcagtttatatatttttaaaaatctattaaaacgtccttatgttttctttctATCATCGAAATAGTCCTTTCatcctcttttccgttaaaattagataaaagaggagagaaaaatttttaaaatccaattttaccctcaaataaaattatttatttggtttttgaatattattattattaataaattagtccttacattttcaaaaatctattaaaacgtttttatctttttccatatctattaaaacgttcttatcatttcttttcgtcaataaaatagtctatatcttttctcatatctattaaaacgtccttatcgtttcttttcatcaacaaaatagtcctttttcattgtttcttttcgtcaacgaaatcatctctccctatatttttagaaatctattaaaatatccttgTCGTTTCTatttgtcaacaaaatagtccatatcttttctcacatctattaaaatgtctttatcgtttcttttagtttcttttctcctcctcctcctcctcctcctcctcaaaagaGGAGGATGAGAAAAATAATGgggagtaatttaattttttactatatttttaacgataaaaataaacggaatgactattttgttgacggagagaaaagataaggacattttaattggtttctaaaaatatagagactgacttgttaataatgacaatactcaagaattaaattgtaaatctccctgattattattattattattattattattaaacatgGATGCTAGAAAAATTCGTAACTCACGTAGCGGGCTCATATTagcaatttaaataaatgaaaggacaaaataatttaacattGTGAAAAATATGAACTATttggtatattttttaaaaaaattaaaggggttaattataattttttaatttttaatttatataatttaatatttagagATTATATGGGTTTATACAGTATAAATGAAAGCCTCAGTAATATTCAATTATGAGATTAATGGgctaaacttaatttctttactCTCATCCATCTCATTGCTTATGGTGGGGCTTCATTTCGTTTACTTGGAAATACTTCAATAATGTTGGgcctatatatattatataatttttatgagtattattaaattttaactaaaatgcttttttttttaccctttatcatattttttatactaACTGATTTTATCATGTTGCTTTActaagatttatttttttcgAAGAATAATTTTATGTGATGTTGTCAAAAATACTCCTTATACAAAAAAGAAATGTATAAATGGACGAGTAAAACAAAAACTGCAACGAGATTAAATGAGATTAAATGAGTTGTAAAATGAGTACCttaaattatatgttttaattgtttttatattttaagaaaataggtcagtttttctaaaaatttaaaatatatagacTAGTGAATACTAAATCTCGTGATTGCAGGAATTATAATTGAGATTCGACCAAAACAAGATGAATCTTCGCAAATCTAAATGCCTAATGAATGTCATGAGCGGTCGAATCTGTTGGAAAGAATcatctgccatgattgtaaatcaatcagttgttggaaagaatcctttgccatgattgtaaatcagtcagtgatcaaatcttaccatatttagcatagcatgattctaggacataattgagggctcaatcaaaggtctaattgttcatatcatgtactatataaactctgtaacttactacacaagagataagaaaataaaaacagttttcttcctataatctcaagatGGTATCAAAGCAGGTTTCGGTCTAAAAATATAGCCATCCTGCAATAATCCTTTACCAGATACCCTTCCCAACTTCTTTCTCTCATCGAAACAACAATGGCCGACCTCCCCAGCCCGGTTGACCAATCCCAGGCAATAATTGATCCAATAGCAGACCTATCACAAAAACTATTCCAGTTAATTCAGAATAGCCAAGATGGAAATCAGAAATCAGTGAACCAATTCACTCTTAATTCAGCACAGCCACCGTCCGacataaaattgaatgattccaattatgttgtatgggcaaagatgatggagatgttTATCACGGCACTACAAGGAGCCGCGAAAGGAGGAGGCACGTGTGTCCCTTATAATCGGAaaggaggtattttagggttagaaaggagggcaaatgacctttctacccctgtctctttaaataaatctaaatgtgCCTCTGCTTGTTTTAATTCTAACAAGGTACAAAATACTAGTGGGTGGGTATTTGATTCAGGAGCTACAGACACTATGACTAatgattcttcagattttgtTGTGTCAGCCCCACCCTCAAAATCCAATATTCTAAACGCTACCGGTGGCTCTTTCCCGGTCATCGGTGGTGGTACCGATTCTATAACCCCCACTTTAAATGTCTCCAACAGCCTCTATGTACCTTCCTTATCTTGCAAATTACTCTCTGTCAGTCATATCACCAAACAGCTAAATTGCAGAGTACTCATGTATcctcatttttgtgttttgcaggATATTCATACGGGCACGGTACTGGGTCGTGGTACTGAGAAAGATGGACTGTACTATGTGGAGGAGATCTCAAGTACTGGGTCAGCTCATTTAGCTCAAGGGTCCTCAACCCGACAGTTATGGCTCTGGCACCGGCGCTACGGCCATCCCTCAAGTGATTATCTTCGTACTTTGTTTCCTGAGTTTAAATCCATTGACATTCCAGTTTGTTCTTCATGTGTGCTTGCTAAGAGTCATAAGAGTACTTATCATATATCCACAAACAAATCTGATACTCCCTTCTCAATAATACACTCTGATGTATGGGGGCCTGCCCCGGAAACTGTCTCCTCTGATTATAGATACTTTGTGACTTTTATTGATAATTGCACTCGTGTTACTTGGGTTTACCTGTTAAGACAAAAAAGTGAAGTGGCTGAGAAATTCTGTGATTTTTTCCGCatgattaaaacccaatttcacaagaccattcaagtcctccgatctgacaatgggggggaatttgtcaataaccatctccaaacctttttccgggataatgggatccttcaccaaactacttgtccttatacaccacagcaaaatggggttgcggaaaggaaaaatcgacatatccttgagactgcccgagccctattgtttgaagcccaagttcctcctaagttttggtctgaagcagttgccacatccatttacctcatcaatcgacttccgtctcgcgtccttaatttccaatctcccttgcataccttgtcctctcatcacaccatcccttcctttctcaaccttccacctaaaatctttggctgtacagtttatgttcacattcctaaaacacaccgcactaaacttgatccatgtgctcttaagtgtgttttctttggttatggtgtccataaaaagggctatcggtattttgacccaatctctaaacggctcttcactaccatggactgcacttttctggaagaggaatattttttttcctcGCCAACTAGCAGTGAGGGGGAGACAACGGCACAATCACCACCACTGCCAAATTGGCTTAGTCAGGAGGGGCCAGAACTTGATCATTCTTCTCTTCCTGAGTCTACACCAGAACTGGGAGACACTGACCATCTAGTACAGTCCTCGGTCTCAACGTCACAACCAGAACCTGACACCGTAAAATATCCTGAGGAACACACAACTGAGGTGTGTGAATCTGAACTTTCCCCTGGTTCTAATAACCTTACTACTGAACCCATTTCCCTTGAGGTTTCTGAAACAGGCCAATATGTCCTACCCCCTCGGAATAATAGAGGAATTCCACCCAGGAGATATGATCCAGAATTCGAGGCAGCCAGGTCCAGATACCCTGTGGCAAATGTTACCAGAGGAGAAAGACTATCACCTCAGTTGGTCAACCTACAGAAAAACATTTGCTCAGAATGGATACCAAAGGATGCCACAGAGACCCAGAAGGACAAAAGATGGGTTGAGGCGATGGAGACCGAGATGGATGCCCTGGAGAAAAACAAGACCTGGGAAAAATGCTGGCTACCCAAGGGAAAACGACCAGTGGGATGCAAACGGGTGTTTACCATAAAGTATAAGTCAGACGGAACGGTGGACAGATATAAAGCTAGACTTGTAGCAAAAGGATATACTcagacttatggagttgactattctgaaacattctctccagtagcaaaaattgatataatacgggtcctattctctctagctgcaaacctagactggccacttcaccaatttgatgtgaaaaatgctttcTTACATGGTGATCTGGAGGAGGAAGTATACATGGATGCTCCACCAGGGTTCATGAGTGGATATAGAAGGGGAGAAGTGTGTCGATTGAGGCGAGCCTTGTATGGGTTGAAACAGTCACCCAGAGCATGGTTTGGGAGATTTACTCAAGCAATGAAGAAAAATGTATATCGACAGAGTAACTCCGATCACACTCTATTCTTGAAGAGGCAAGGAAGGAAGATCACGTGTTTGATTATATACGTGGATGACATGATTATAACTGGAGATGATGTGGACGAAATCAAACAACTGAGGGACAACTTATTCCAagaatttgagatgaaagacctggggatgctaaaatattttcttggaatCGAAGTTCTCAGATCAAACCAGGGAATTCTAATATCACAGAGAAAGTACATTCTTGATCTGTTAACTGAAATAGGAATGATAGATTGCAAACCAGTCGATACTCCGGTAATGGTCAATCACGAGTTGAGCAAGGACTCAAAAGAAGGACCCACAGACAGGGGGAGGTACCAGAGACTGGTaggaaaactgatttatttatcacaCACCAGACCAGACGTGGCATATGCTGTGAGTTTGGTAAGTCAGTTCATGCATGATCTAAAACAAGACCATATGGAGGCAGCATTAAGAATCGTTCGATATTTGAAAGGAACAGCTGGGATGGGCATGTTGTTCAAAAAGAATGGTCATTTCAGTATCAGTGGATATACGGACGCAAGTTGGGCAGGAGATCTCTCTGAcagacgatctacttcaggatactttacctttgtcggaggaaatttggtaacgtggaaaagtaagaaacagaaggtggtggcactgtcaagtgctgaagcagaattcaGGGGAATAGCAAAAGGACTGGCAGAACTCCTATGGATTAGAAAGTTGATGTTTGAGCTTGGATTCCCATCAAAGGATACAGCTGAACTCCGTTGTGACAACAAGGCGGCAATAAGCATTTCTGAAAATCCAGTTCAGCATGATcgaacaaaacatgttgaaatagacTGACATTTCATCAAAGAAAAGTTGGACAGTGGTCTGATATCTTTACCATTTGTTCGATCAGAGGATCAATGGGCGGACATCCTAACCAAAGCAGTAGCTGGACGAATATTCCATGAGGTTTTGGGCAAGTTGGGTATGCTAgatccacatgaaccaacttgagggggagtgttggaaagaatcatctgctatgattgtaaatcaatcagttgttggaaagaatcctctgccatgattgtaaatcagtcagtgatcaaatcttaccatatttagcatatcacgattctaggacataattgagggctcaatcaaaggtctaattgttcatatcatgtactatataaactctgtaacttaTTACACAagagataagaaaataaaaacagttttcttcctataatctcaagaGAATCTTCATTCTTAAGCAACTTAATTTGTATATCTGAATATTTTAAGTACGGACATATCAAATGGTTCAATGAAAAATCACCATCGTATAATCATATTTTGAATGAATATATCTTAATTACATACATATCATTAAAtggtttaataaaaaatcaccaccgtataattatattttaaatgagcATCGAACCATATCAATATTACTTTTCTCTAAAACATTACAAAAAACAGTCATATCTCTAGAAAATTTCATTCCTCTATGCCTTAAACCTTCTATCCTCTCTCATAAAATCTCTACTGAATTTTCAATGTATCTATATAAAGAAATAAGTAAGATAATAATTTCTTCTTttgtataatttttctttaaaaaaaaacaagtgaACTAAATATTTATAAGTATAACTAAGAACTAAGATACAATTAGCATAGATTACAGAAGAATTTAGCtcttaaatttatcaaaatatataaacttttacataagatTTTAATTTGGTGTCTTGCGTATATGAAAATGtgatttttagaaatataattttcttattagaaaaaaatcttAGATGGAAATcaaaacaaaatattaaaattagtgaGTTTTTCATAGTAATATCAAAATTGCTTTCGAATTTTCTTTCTTAGGTGATATGCCTTTCCTGTGCTGAAGTAGTCAGCTTTCCTAAGAGACTTCCTATCCTCTGTTCTAGCTGTGGGATCGCTCTCCTCATAGCTGGAGTAGGTGTTTTTTCTAATGGTTTTTTTCTTCCATAATCACGATTGagtaatatttgatttaaaataaaaaattgattaaattaaattaattcagaaatttagtttgattttttctcttttaattcggtttaatttttattttttaaaaaattaattattttaatttagtgaaaatagataaaatcgaatcgaacttattagtaataatagtatattattttttataatacatggagattagatcataactaatattgaaatattataattaaattttaaaatattaaaaataaaataaaaaaattattaaaaaaactaaccgatcaaattaaattgaaccaaattaaatcaaatcggttaaatttaaatcaatttatattcaaaatcgattcgattcgatttttataaatactaaaattttaatttttaatttattcgatttgatttaatatcATTCCTATTTGGGCCTTTACTTTCCTTCGgtggttatgttaatgttttatgtttctttgATTTGTTGTAACGAACCCTGCATCTTCTTTTTAGATGTGCTTTTGCATGTGATTGCTCTGTTTCATCGCGTTGCTCTCTTTCTTGCTTTGGCTCTCTAGCTGCCTGTTTTCTATATGCTTCAGTTGGTTTGTATAGTTTGGTAGTTATGGTAGCAGGACAAAGCTTGTTTCACCGATAACATAACATCTTGATGATCGAAGACATCTCCGGCGAGCGGTGCTGAGATGAGCAAACGGATTTGAATTATTGGATTAAGAATCGGGTTCTTGAGTTTCTTTGGGCTCTAGAGGCTTTTAGGAGTTCTCTTTCTGGACTTAATTTTTTAAGCCGAATAATCTTTGTATGTGATTTTGGGAATTTTATTTTTGAGGAAAGAAaactgataattattttttccaaGAAAAAAATAGACTATAATCATTAGAAGACAGCACCGAAGTGTAGATGCTAGAAGCAAAAGTGGAAGGTGGGAACAATGGCCTACGAAATTGACAAACAAAGGGACACACAGTTAACATTTGTGTTCTAATAGTCAGGACCACTTGCCTATAAACCCTACTGGGTGGCTACAATGCCCCTACGACATTGACTCACTTAGGGACACACGGTTAATGTTTCTGTTCTCCTACCATCACGGCCCGTTTCGGTCGGAAATTATTAGTTTTTAcgaaaaaaaattactacttagtattcataatttactaaaattaattattttattattttatttttaaaaaatattaaatagtttatttatttaaaaatgtcaattattattctaaaattataaagattaaattaattatattttttgaaattagaTACACTAATTAAAAACAatgacattttaattatttcacatGTTCTACTGGTTTAAATGgattaaagaattaaataattaactatttaaaaaaaaactattttttaaaaaaaaagactaaatatttaattttattaaatcataaggaatatataataaattaaactgaacaaTGAGGAGGTAGTCTTagataggatttttttttttttaaaacccgattttatatacaatttcaaatttcatgcattttcaatttattttattttatttttaaattagtcaaaattattttttaaatataaaaataaattatataattttaattatcaaatagtgcaatattacatattttatagtttaaaaaaaattaaatgatatgtATATGAAATTAAGGtaggtaaaatatatttatatatttgccAACGAAAGCATAAAAATTGAAAGCTACGTATTTATAGAAATCATAGTTCATATATTTTCTAATCacaaatatatatgaaaaaaaaattatatgtatttataaataaatgaaaatctttttaaattttgtgtCAGTCATGTTGATGAAAAATtagaataaaagaattaaaaaattttccaaTTATTTCTTACTCTTTTTTCATGTCTTGGGAATCTCtacttgaaattttttttaaaaggtaaAGTATAAggaaatttataatttgaaaatatgatgaaatacaaaaaaaaataatttaggtaGCTACTGCTTTTAgcttgaatattattattattattattataaaaatggaGCCGCTCTGTTAAATGTAGAAATTAAGGGATATTTTGGTGATGAAATTTAAAatggaattaaattaaataaaataaaaataaaaattttaatatttatgaaaatattaaaacccACAGCAATTTACTTGGTGGGTTTTAATTAACCTATCTCCCTTAACCCCTCCATCTCCgatcaattattattttctagGGTTGCAATGAAAATTGGGACATTATTGGAAGATGAAATCAAATTTACAATGACAAGAGACCAAACTAAACTCTACAACGTAGTAGTGTTGCCAATTTAAGCAGGTATCTGTCCAGTGGGAAGTGAGAGGAAggaaaaatgaagagaaaaggaGGTGTTGAAAGGGCATGTGTAGAGAGGTCCAATGGGCTTTTGAATCAGACATCGAATCAATCAATCAAAAACAGATTGCAAATGCAAACACTTTGCTCGTGGACTCGTTGGGTCATCAGTTGATAGTTTCTTTTTGGGCGGTTGGATATGGTGGACCTTCACCTAGCTGATAGAGAGCGA
This window encodes:
- the LOC110600853 gene encoding oleosin Ara h 10.0102, whose translation is MHYVSPTCCRFSSSKHLFASSCPPFVSLIFLMISSDIQRLSSSMADRSPIHQVQMHPELRHEQKVPSSSKALVMVTLLPISGGLLALSGVTLIGSLIGLAITTPLFFIFSPVLVPAAFVLGIAVVACLASGAFGLTGMTSLSWMLQYHRQATQAMPEQLDQAMKSIQDMAAFVGQKTKEMGQEIQRSHLQGNDK